The following nucleotide sequence is from Longimicrobium sp..
CCTCCGGCGCCTCCCCCGCCGCGGCGACGCGGGCCAGGAGCTCTTCCAGCTCGTGCGCGGCGCCGCGCCACCCCGCCCGCCCCAGCACCGAGGGGAGCGCGCCCGCCCCCACGCCGGCCAGGTAGAGGCGCACCGGCTGCACCGCGCGTCCCAGCATGAAGCCCAGGTAGGGGATGCGCGCGCCGGCCGGGCGCTCCGCGATCGCGCGCTGCAGGGTCCGCCGCGTGTCCGCCGAGCCGGGGCCCAGCAGCGCCATCAGCCGGCCCACGAATCCCTCCCACTCGCCCGCGGTGAAGGAGCGGACCACGCGCTCGTCCGTGGAGACGAAGACGGAGGGCTCCGGGACGGCCGGGCCGCCGGGCGCGAGGTCGAACTCCAGCCAGAGGTTGGCGACCGCGCGGCGCAGCCCCGGCTCGTCGGTCCACGCGGCGCAGAAGCGCGCGATCCGCGCCCACACGGGCGACGAGGCCAGCGGCTCCGGCAGGCGGATGCGGGGGTTGCGGCCGGCCAGGATCTCGCGCCCCGCCTCCTCCACCCGTACGATCCAGTCCACCGGCGCGGGCTCCGCGCGCAGGCGGCACTCCAGGTAGAAGGCCTGCGGAAGCGCCGCGGGAAGGTGGCCGCCGAGGGTGCGCACCGCCCGCCACGCCTCCGCGTCCACCAGGCCGGTGGGGACGGCGTCCCGCACCACCTCCATCGTGTCCGCCACCGTGTACTTCATCGCGCTCCCGTGGCGTGTGCCCGCCCGTCCCGAGCCCTTTCCGACACCTCCCGGAGACCCGCCCCGTGACCCCAGCAGCGCTCGCCGCCGACCTGCGGCGCATCGTCCGCGGCACCGTGACCGACGCCGGGGAGGAGCTGGAAGCCCGCTCCTCCGACTACGGCCGCGTGGTCCGGCGCCGTGCCGCCGTCATCGTGCGTCCCACCGACTCCGGGGATGTCGCGAGCGTGGTGCGTTTCGCCGCGCGGCACGGCGTGGCCGTGACGACACAGGCCGCGGGGCACACGCAGGCGGGGCAGTCGCTTTCCGACGGCGGCGTGCTGCTGGACATGCACGGCTTCGGCGCGGTGGAGGAGGTGGACCCCGCGCGCGCACTGGCGACGGTGGGCGCGGGGGTCGTGTGGCGCGACCTGGTGGACCGGACGCTGGATCACGGCCTCGTCCCGCCCGTGCTGACCAACAACCTCTTCACCACCGTGGGCGGCACCGCCGCGGTGGGCGGCGTGGGCTACTCGTCGTTCCGCCACGGGGTGCAGCTGGACAACCACACCGCCCTGGAGGTGGTCACCGGCACGGGCGACGTCGTGTGGTGCTCGGCGGAGGAGAACCCCGACCTCTTTCTGCACGCGCTGGGCGGGCTGGGGCAGTTCGGCGTGGTCACCCGCGCGCGACACCGGCTGCGCCGCCCCGGCACGGAGGTGTCCAGCTCCACCCTCCTTTACGCCGACCCGCAGGAGCTGCTGGACGACGCGCGGCTGCTGGCCGGGGCCGGCGCGGCGGAGCACCTTCGCGGGTGGGCGGCGCACCGCGGCGGGCGCTGGATCTACGCCCTGTCGCTGGACTGCGAGGATGCATCCGCCCCGCTGCCGCACGGGCTCCGCTTCGTGCGCCGCGGCGGGGAGCGCCGCCAGCCCTACCGCGACTTCGTGCTGGCGAACTCCACGCTCGGGCGGCCCGGCTGGAGCCGCGACCGCGCCACCGTAGCGCCCGGGGTGGACGTGATCCTTCCGCGCGAGGCGGGGGGCGCGTTCATCGCCGAGGTGCTGGAGTGGTTTCCGCCCGGCCTGCGCGCCGCCTCCACCATCCTGATGCTCCTGTTGGACCGGGCGTCGCTCACGCGCCCCATGTTCGTGACGCCGGACGCGGAGTCGCTGGTCCTCTTCACCATCGAGCCGGAGGCGGGCGCCGCCGAAAGCGACGCGGTGATCGGACTGCTGGAGCGGATCGACGCGCGCGGCCGCGAGCTGGGCGGCAAGCGCTACGTGCCGGGGTGGCTGCGCTACGGGCCACGGGAGTGGCGCGAGCATTTTGGCAGCCGCTGGCCGCAAGTGGTCCGCATGAAGGAGCGCTTCGACCCGGCGCGCGTCCTCGTCTCCGGCGGCGTACACTTCGCGGACGGCGGATGATCCCTTTCCGCCACACTCCCGCGCGGTCCCGGAGACGGCGGGCCGGGAGTGGTGCACTCCGCATCCTTCTCCTGTATGATGTACGGCGCGGGCAAAAGGTTGTCTTTCGCCTTCCGGCGCCGCGCCCCCAACGCATTGTAATCTGCGGAGGCCCATTGAAAAAGGTTTATCTTTTCGCGGCACTTGCCGTCGCGGGCGGCGCGTGCTCGGCGCCCGCCCGCTCCCCCGCGCCGGCGCCCGTGGCCGGCGCCGCGGCGTGCGTGCGCGACGTGGATTCGGCGGCGGCGGTGGTGCGGCACGACTACGCCGGCTTCGCGGACAAGGCGCGCGGAAAGGAGGGCGCCCTGGCGGCGCTCACCGACAGCGTCCGCGCCGACGCGCGCGCCGCGGCGGATGCGGAGGCGTGCACCGCCGCCCTGCGGCGCTGGGCCGGCTTTTTCGGCGACCGGCACATGTCCGTGCTCGCCTCCGCGCCGGCCCAGCGCCCCGCCGCCCCGGGGCCGCCCGCGCCGCCGGAGGGTCCCTCGGTGCGCTACCCGGACGACAGCACGGCGGTGCTGCGGCTTCCGGACTTCGGGCAGCGCCACAAGCCTGCGATCGACTCGGTGGTGGCGGCGCACCGGGCGCGCATCCTGGCCAGGCCGTACCTGGTGGTGGACGTGCGGGGGAACGGCGGCGGCTGGACCGATTCGTACGCATCCGTCCTGCCGCTCCTCTACACCGGCCCCATCCGCGTCCCCGGGATCTCCGTGTGGGCTTCGGCCGGGAACACGGAGTACCTGCGCGGCATGTCCACCTCGCCCAACCTGCCGGAGGCGATCCGGACGCGGATGGCCGCCCTGGTACCCGCGATGGAGGCGAACCGGGGCGGCTTCGTGCCGATCGACGCGGATCGCGAGATCCGCTTCGACACGGTGCATCCCCTTCCGCGCGCCGTCGCGGTGCTGGTGGACCGCCGCTGCGCCAGCTCGTGCGAGCAGTTCGCGCTGGACGTGCGCCAGAGCCGCAAGGTGGTTCTGCTGGGCGCCGAGAACACGCGCGGCATGCTGGACTACGGCAACCTGCGGACGGTGGCGCTTCCTTCGGGCGAGCGGCGCATCCAGTTTCCCGTGGCGCGCTCTCATCGCCTCCCCGCGGAGCCGCTGGACGCGACGGGCGTAGCTCCCGCGGTGCGCGTTCCGCCGGGCGCGGACGCGGTGGAGTTCGCGCGGAGGTACCTGGCGGGGGCGCGGTAGAGGAGCGAGCCCCCACCCGGCCCCCTCCCCCGCTCGTTCCTCGCGGCCCCTCCCCCAAAACAGCCTGGGGGAGGGGCGTTTCGCGTGTGTCAGTCCGATAATCGGAGACCGCGAGGTGGCTGGTCTCCGGTGGTGAGGCATTCAGTTCAGCCGCGCCAGGATGCGGGGCGCGCCTTCGTCGCTCGCGAGCTCTTCCAGGGTGCAGCAGGCGAGGGCGGACATCAGGCGCGCGCGGCCGGCAGGGGTGCGGGCGGCGGCGGGGAGCGCGGAGTCGGCGGTCTCCAGGTTGAGCGCGGCGCGGCGTACCAGCGACTGGAGCACCGTGACGGCGGCCTCCGACAGCGAGTACGGCGCGCAGTAGTTCTCCAGGCGGCCGCCGGCGCGGTAGGCGGTGGGGTGCTCCAGGCCCATGAAGCGGAGGAACCAGTCCGCCCTGAAGCGGCCCGCCGCGGTGGAGATGCCGGCGTAGTCGGCGATCACCTCGTCCAGCAGGCGGCTGCGCATGGAGCCGAAGACGCGGCGCGTGAAGTAGTGCGCGCACTCGTGCTCCAGCCGGATCACGCGCGAGACGTCGAGCCACTCCTCCTCGCCCAGCCCCATCTCCGCCGCGCCCACGCCGCTGTACGGGCCGCGGCTGAGGAGGACGAAGCGGTCCTGGTACAGCTCCTTTCGGTCGCGCATCCGCTGGAACGCCTCCGGCCAGGGAAGGCCGCGGCACTCCTCCATCTCGCCGCGCTCGTGGGCCGCGCGCAGGCGCGCCACCCGGTCCCAGTTGACGTAGCCGGCCACCATCGCCGCGCCCTGCGACGGCGGGATGTAGGCCGGCTCGTTGCGCCGGGTGAGGGCGCGCACCACCGCCACGAAGTCGGGCCGGTGCTCCACCAGCACCACCGGAATGCGCCCCGCCGCCGTCGGATGCAGAAAGAGCCGGATGCGCTCCGGCGCCTCCAGCTCCAGCCCGGGCACGTCCGCCGGGGGCGCGATGCCGCGGCGGGTGGCCGCGGTGTACTCCGGCGTCGCGCTGATCCCCTCCGCGATGGGAAAGCGGAGCTGGACGAGGCGGTCGCGGAGGGCGGCGGCCGGGGCGGTGGCGTACTCCTCCCACACGGCCACGAAGGGCTCGTCCGGCAACGGGAGCGGACCCGCGGCGCCAGCGGCGAACTCGCTCTCGTTGTAGGCGAGCACTTCGGCCGCCGTGCCCGCGTCGGCGCCGTGGGCGCGCAGCACCTCCAGGCGCGCGGCGGCCTCCACGGTCAGCGCGGCGCCGCGGTCTCGTCCAGGTGGTGGAA
It contains:
- a CDS encoding FAD-binding protein translates to MTPAALAADLRRIVRGTVTDAGEELEARSSDYGRVVRRRAAVIVRPTDSGDVASVVRFAARHGVAVTTQAAGHTQAGQSLSDGGVLLDMHGFGAVEEVDPARALATVGAGVVWRDLVDRTLDHGLVPPVLTNNLFTTVGGTAAVGGVGYSSFRHGVQLDNHTALEVVTGTGDVVWCSAEENPDLFLHALGGLGQFGVVTRARHRLRRPGTEVSSSTLLYADPQELLDDARLLAGAGAAEHLRGWAAHRGGRWIYALSLDCEDASAPLPHGLRFVRRGGERRQPYRDFVLANSTLGRPGWSRDRATVAPGVDVILPREAGGAFIAEVLEWFPPGLRAASTILMLLLDRASLTRPMFVTPDAESLVLFTIEPEAGAAESDAVIGLLERIDARGRELGGKRYVPGWLRYGPREWREHFGSRWPQVVRMKERFDPARVLVSGGVHFADGG
- a CDS encoding S41 family peptidase; this translates as MKKVYLFAALAVAGGACSAPARSPAPAPVAGAAACVRDVDSAAAVVRHDYAGFADKARGKEGALAALTDSVRADARAAADAEACTAALRRWAGFFGDRHMSVLASAPAQRPAAPGPPAPPEGPSVRYPDDSTAVLRLPDFGQRHKPAIDSVVAAHRARILARPYLVVDVRGNGGGWTDSYASVLPLLYTGPIRVPGISVWASAGNTEYLRGMSTSPNLPEAIRTRMAALVPAMEANRGGFVPIDADREIRFDTVHPLPRAVAVLVDRRCASSCEQFALDVRQSRKVVLLGAENTRGMLDYGNLRTVALPSGERRIQFPVARSHRLPAEPLDATGVAPAVRVPPGADAVEFARRYLAGAR